Proteins encoded in a region of the Diabrotica virgifera virgifera chromosome 4, PGI_DIABVI_V3a genome:
- the LOC126883786 gene encoding putative nuclease HARBI1, giving the protein MELIDEIEPYLAGQIRITSVPNHLKVLCALHFYAQGNYQKAVDQDFLLGMSQPMVSRCINTISEILSNHIGRRYIKFPSTVEEKRLLTQGFMNKFNFPGVIGCIDCTHIAIVAPPLEHPVHPGIAYLNRKGFHSINCQLICDSNLKILNCNARYPGSTHDSAIWTMSNVIEHMEQTYGNGERGFWLLGDSGYPLQPWLLTPIEGAQQNTPEGRYTFSHSSVRNCVERCNGVLKMRFRCLLKHRVLHYTPVKAAEIINACCVLHNILVSHNIEVELVEEDELVNDMEENVQENNLPLDDRLVAGRRIRNQLIRNYFN; this is encoded by the exons ATGGAGCTTATTGATGAAATAGAGCCTTATTTGGCTGGACAGATCAGAATAACATCTGTGCCAAATCATTTGAAG GTTTTATGTGCTTTACATTTTTATGCCCAAGGAAACTATCAAAAAGCTGTTGACCAAGACTTTTTGTTGGGTATGAGCCAACCAATGGTTAGTCGGTGCATAAACACTATAAGTGAAATACTGTCTAATCACATTGGTAGGCGGTACATAAAATTTCCCAGTACAGTAGAAGAAAAACGTTTGTTAACGCAAGG ATTTATGAATAAATTTAACTTCCCAGGCGTAATAGGGTGCATTGACTGTACACACATTGCAATTGTTGCACCTCCTCTAGAGCACCCTGTACATCCAGGCATTGCATACCTCAACAGAAAGGGATTTCACAGTATAAATTGCCAACTG ATATGTGActcaaatttaaaaatattaaattgcaATGCAAGATATCCTGGATCCACACATGATTCTGCTATATGGACCATGTCTAATGTTATTGAACATATGGAACAAACATATGGTAATGGAGAACGAGGATTCTGGTTATTAG GTGATTCTGGCTATCCCTTACAGCCATGGTTACTAACACCAATAGAAGGTGCCCAACAAAATACTCCAGAAGGACGATATACTTTTTCACACAGTTCAGTAAGAAACTGTGTAGAACGGTGCAATGGAGTATTAAAAATGAGATTTCGCTGTCTCTTAAAACACAGAGTTCTACACTATACTCCTGTCAAAGCTGCTGAAATAATAAATGCCTGTTGTGTGCTACACAACATTCTTGTTTCACACAATATCGAAGTAGAACTAGTAGAAGAAGATGAACTTGTAAATGATATGGAGGAAAATGTACAAGAAAATAACT tGCCACTAGATGATAGATTGGTTGCTGGCCGCAGAATTCGGAACCAATTgataagaaattattttaattaa
- the LOC126884059 gene encoding uncharacterized protein LOC126884059: MPRRKKGGDLASSAAKRRKQKEHRRNETEEEREARLQNQRTRMRTLRSTKNEERKENESIEESRILKDNLTKEAFHYEPTKKYYNHKHVVIGKMDNICQFCHAKKFSKEMLFISK, translated from the coding sequence ATGCCTAGACGTAAAAAAGGAGGAGATCTTGCCAGTTCTGCAGCGAAACGGCGGAAACAAAAAGAACATAGAAGAAATGAAACGGAAGAAGAGCGCGAAGCACGTTTACAAAATCAACGAACTAGGATGAGAACTCTGAGAAGCacaaaaaatgaagaaagaaaAGAGAACGAAAGTATAGAAGAATCgagaattttaaaagataatttaaCAAAGGAAGCATTCCACTACGAACCGACGAAAAAATATTACAATCATAAACATGTTGTGATCGGAAAAATGGATAACATTTGCCAATTTTGCCACGCGAAAAAATTCAGTAAAGAAATGTTGTTTATAAGCAAATAG